A single region of the Ziziphus jujuba cultivar Dongzao chromosome 10, ASM3175591v1 genome encodes:
- the LOC107411302 gene encoding fasciclin-like arabinogalactan protein 12: MAMKLPLVSLPFLLVLFYHCTTAIAQSPAQSPANSQTHSPAQSPTKAQAPSQARAKTPPQAPAQTPIDQPLVQAPSLVPPVPAASPKAPVPAGPNITKILEKAGGFSVFVRLLRNTQVINQIENQLSNSNSLTILAPTNAAFSGLKSGTLNSLNAEQKVQLLQFHLIPNYISITNFQTVSNPVLTQASDTYNYPLNITTTGNIVNISTGLVNTSISGTVYSDNQLAIYKVDKVLLPLGIFAPRPKPPAPSPAPLKKPKKEESSTSSSGDEVPPVAALNLSGGLGFTINVMTSIVVAAVAAVFIM; this comes from the coding sequence ATGGCGATGAAACTGCCTCTTGTTTCCCTGCCATTCCTACTTGTTTTGTTCTACCACTGCACCACAGCTATAGCTCAGTCACCCGCACAGTCCCCGGCCAATTCCCAGACTCACTCCCCTGCTCAGTCCCCGACAAAGGCTCAAGCCCCGTCTCAAGCGCGGGCTAAAACACCGCCTCAAGCACCGGCTCAAACGCCAATTGACCAACCTCTTGTTCAAGCTCCGTCTCTGGTACCCCCGGTTCCAGCAGCATCGCCTAAAGCACCTGTACCAGCTGGCCCCAATATCACCAAAATCCTTGAAAAAGCAGGCGGCTTCAGCGTGTTCGTCCGCCTCCTCAGGAATACCCAAGTCATAAATCAGATCGAAAATCAGCTCAGCAACTCTAATTCCTTAACCATCTTGGCTCCCACCAATGCCGCATTCTCGGGTCTCAAATCCGGCACTCTCAATTCTCTCAATGCTGAACAAAAGGTGCAGCTCCTACAGTTCCATCTCATTCCTAACTATATATCAATCACAAATTTCCAAACAGTGAGCAACCCGGTTCTTACACAAGCTAGTGATACTTATAATTACCCTCTTAACATTACCACCACTGGCAATATCGTTAACATATCCACTGGTCTTGTGAATACCTCCATTTCCGGCACGGTGTATTCGGACAATCAGCTGGCTATTTACAAGGTTGACAAGGTGCTTCTTCCTCTTGGCATTTTTGCACCCAGACCAAAGCCACCGGCACCTTCACCGGCTCCGTTAAAAAAGCCAAAGAAGGAGGAGTCTTCAACATCTTCATCGGGTGATGAGGTTCCGCCGGTTGCGGCTTTGAATCTCTCCGGTGGTCTTGGTTTTACTATAAATGTCATGACATCCATTGTGGTAGCAGCTGTCGCAGCAGTTTTCATCATGTGA
- the LOC107411304 gene encoding fasciclin-like arabinogalactan protein 12, translating to MVKLLLISFPILLIFFYHCTGTNAVVRSRAQSPSEAQAPAKTSPQAPAQTPIDQPLVQAPSLVPLVPAPPPKTPEPAGPNVTKILEKAGGFSVFVRLLRNTQVINQIENQLNNSNSLTILAPNNAAFSGLKSGTLNSLNAEQKVQLLQFHLLPTYIATTNFETVSNPVRTQASDTYDYPLNITTTGNIVNISTGLVNTTISGTVYSDNQLAIYKVDKVLLPLGIFAPTPKPPAPSPTPVKKPKKEESSSSSSSSSSLSSNDEIPPAAELNLSDGTSLTGNRISIAVAVVAAIFLRFQFEFSRTV from the coding sequence ATGGTGAAGCTGCTTCTTATCTCCTTTCCAATCCTACTTATCTTCTTCTACCACTGCACTGGAACAAATGCTGTCGTTCGCTCTCGGGCTCAGTCCCCTTCAGAGGCACAAGCACCCGCCAAAACATCGCCTCAAGCACCGGCTCAAACACCAATTGACCAGCCTCTTGTTCAAGCTCCGTCCCTAGTTCCTCTGGTTCCAGCCCCACCGCCTAAAACACCTGAACCAGCTGGCCCCAATGTCACCAAAATCCTTGAAAAAGCAGGCGGCTTCAGCGTCTTCGTCCGCCTCCTCAGGAATACCCAAGTCATTAATCAGATAGAAAATCAGCTCAACAACTCTAATTCCCTTACCATCTTGGCCCCCAACAATGCCGCATTCTCGGGTCTCAAATCCGGCACTCTCAATTCTCTCAATGCCGAGCAAAAGGTGCAGCTCCTACAGTTCCATCTCCTCCCAACATATATAGCGACCACAAATTTCGAAACAGTGAGCAACCCGGTTCGTACACAAGCTAGCGATACTTATGACTATCCTCTTAACATTACCACCACCGGCAATATCGTTAACATATCCACCGGTCTTGTGAATACCACCATTTCCGGCACCGTGTATTCGGACAATCAGCTGGCTATTTACAAGGTTGACAAAGTGCTTCTTCCTCTTGGCATTTTCGCACCGACACCCAAGCCACCGGCACCTTCACCCACTCCGGTAAAAAAGCCGAAGAAGGAGGagtcttcatcttcttcttcatcttcatcttcattatCATCGAATGATGAAATTCCGCCTGCCGCAGAGTTGAATCTATCTGATGGTACTAGTCTCACCGGAAATCGCATATCCATTGCTGTGGCTGTGGTAGCTGCAATTTTTCTGAGGTTTCAGTTTGAGTTTTCTCGTACTGTATGA
- the LOC107411303 gene encoding fasciclin-like arabinogalactan protein 12 — protein MSKQLLISLPILLVFIYLCTSTVAQSPAQAPSAQAKAHAPTAHAPSAQAKAQPAVQPPIEVPLVQAPPHKALTGPTNVTKILEKAGGFSVFIRILKSTQVINQVETELNNSNNALTIFAPTNDAFSGLKPGLLNSLSIEQKVQLLEYHFLPAFVPISSFQTVSNPVRTQASDTYEYPLNITTTGSIVNISTGIVNTTISGTVYTDNQLAIYKVDRVLLPLGVFAPRPRPPAPAPAAGVKKPNKDESPFSPVAAVDASAGVSFTRNGMVSIGVAFAAAVFVWSQF, from the coding sequence ATGTCAAAACAGCTTCTCATCTCCCTTCCAATCCTTCTTGTCTTCATCTACCTCTGTACCTCAACTGTAGCCCAGTCTCCGGCTCAAGCCCCGTCTGCTCAAGCCAAAGCTCACGCCCCTACAGCTCATGCCCCTTCTGCTCAAGCCAAAGCTCAACCAGCGGTTCAACCTCCCATTGAAGTTCCCCTTGTTCAAGCACCGCCCCATAAAGCCCTCACAGGCCCCACCAATGTCACCAAAATCCTTGAAAAAGCTGGCGGATTCAGTGTTTTCATCAGAATCTTGAAGAGCACCCAAGTGATCAACCAGGTTGAAACTGAACTGAACAACTCAAACAATGCCTTAACTATCTTTGCCCCCACCAATGATGCATTTTCTGGCCTCAAACCGGGCCTTCTCAATTCCCTCTCTATCGAACAGAAGGTCCAGCTTTTGGAGTACCATTTCCTTCCAGCTTTCGTACCAATTTCGAGTTTCCAAACTGTGAGCAACCCGGTTCGCACACAAGCCAGCGACACTTACGAATACCCACTCAATATCACCACCACCGGCAGTATCGTCAACATTTCCACCGGTATTGTGAACACCACCATTTCCGGGACAGTTTACACAGACAACCAGCTGGCTATTTATAAGGTTGACAGGGTGCTTCTTCCTCTTGGCGTTTTTGCTCCAAGGCCAAGGCCACCGGCTCCTGCACCGGCAGCTGGAGTCAAGAAGCCTAACAAGGATGAGTCACCGTTCAGCCCCGTTGCTGCGGTGGATGCATCTGCGGGTGTTAGTTTCACCAGAAATGGAATGGTGTCCATTGGCGTGGCTTTTGCTGCTGCTGTTTTTGTTTGGAGTCAGTTTTGA